The genomic segment cacaaaattcggtgaataaatcgctgtcaaattgagtgccgttgtcgaagacgatcttcttaggcaggccaaatcgacagatgatgcttttcaccacaaagtcgagtaccttcttcgatgttattgtcgccaacggctctgcctcggcccacttggtgaagtagtcaatagctaccacggcgtaacggaccccgccctttccggtgggcagggcgcctactagatctattccccaaacggaaaatggccaaggagccgagatcatttttagcttgatcggaggagctcgggcaaccacagcgaatcgctgacacttgtcgcaccttttcacatacgagatcgagtctttagacagagtcggccaataataaccttgcctaaGAACCTTTAGGGCCAGActttgccccctagtgtgatctccgcagaatccttcgtgaacttcctgcaggatggccttcgtttcacttggaagaacgcaccggaggagaggtagggagtgcccacgtcggtacaacactccctcgactagcgtatatctaggagcttgatacaAGACTCGCCGTGCATCTTTACgctcttcaggcagcttgccctcgacgagatactcaagaatgggggtcatccaggtcggcctggcatcaatcatttcgacctctgcccgatctccttctatgcttggttttttcaagaattctattggcaccaaccccagggtttctgtctctcccgaggtggcgagtttggcgagagcatctgcgttggtgttctgctcccgaggtatctgttcgatcgatcctttCTCAAAAGCGGACAGCTCAGTTTTTACCTTCGCCAAGTAGGCAGCCATTTTGGGTCCCCGTGCCTGGTATTTGCCCAGAatctggtttaccacgagctgggagtcactgaagcattggacggagctcgcctttaactcctgagCTACCCTTAACCCAGCCAACAaagcttcatactctgcctcattgttggacgccttgaacccgaacctaagcgccgagtggaacctatgacCCTCGGGAGATattagaatgattccggcccccgagccgttctcgttagatgaaccatcaacgaagatcttccacgacgaacaCGGTGAGGCGACTTGAAGTaggccttctgatggatcctcctggaatcccgtgcactccgccacgaagtcagccaacgcctgactttttatggtggttcgtggagtatagaaaatctcgaactgactgagttcgaccgcccactttaacagacgtcccgacgcttcaggtttttgcaggacctgccttagaggctgatcggtcatgacgtgaactgaatgggactggaaatacagtCTGAGCTTTCccgaggctgtgattaggcaaaacgccagtttttccatcagtgggtatcgtgattctgctccgaggagtctcttgctgatgtagtagactggcctttgaacttggtcctcttctcgcactagcacgacgctagctgcatcctcagtaaCGACCATGTAGAGGAAAAAAGGCTCTCCTGCCCTGGGTTTGGacagcacaggcggttcagctagatgcgccttcagatcgaggaatgcgctttcgcactctactgtccagtcaaacttcttgtttccccggagcaggttgtagaagggcaaacacttgtcggttgacttggaaatgaaccggttaagtgcagccactcttcctgtgaggccttggacatctttccgcgacctgggggaaggaagctcaagtagtgacctgatcttgtcggggttcgcctcgattcctcgggtattgactatgaaccccaggaatttccccgatgcgacatcgaaggtgcatttctgaggattgagcctcatgccgtattcccgtagtatcttaaaacattcttccaggtcggaaacatggttgtcgacagtctttgacttgacgagcatgtcatcaacatacacttccatgttctttccgatctggtccgcgaacattctgtttactagcctctggtaaggagctccggcattcttcaggccaaacggcatgaccttgtagcaatagacattcattggggtcatgaagctggtatgatcctggtctgccggattcatcgcgatctggttgtagcctgagtacgcgtccatgaaggacatgagctcgtgccccgctgtagcatccaccagctgatcgatcctaggcaatggaaagcaatccttggggcaggctttattcaggtcggagaagtcaatgcaggtctgccatttcccgttgggctttggaactagcacggggttggcgacccaaatcggaaatttggcttcgcggataaagccgcactttttgagccgggccacttcctcttctagggcttcagctcgggttgttcctaaatacctttgcttttgagacttggcgggaacacttttatccagatggagcgtgtgcatgatgacgcttgggctgatccccaccatgtcctcgtgagaccatgcgaatacgtccaagctattcttcagaaacataatcagctccgcctttctcttgtcgcagaggttcttcccgagcttaaccgtccgtgatggattttgttcaTCAAtactcacctcctcgagctcctcaatagcctggagctcagatctgtcctcgcctactcgagggtcaatgtcctcacttaaggTGATCTTTTCCTCTTTgggattctgaggtttttcaatctcaggagccgccaggggtccctgagattcctcctcgccctgaatggccattgccagctgcccgggtttagactttcccttcatggaaatgctgtagcattccctggcagcgagttgatcgcccttgatggtgcagattcctgttgaagcaGGGAACTTCAtagcgaggtgtcgaatggaagtgatggcttcaaaagctatgagcgtaggtcggcccaaaatggcattgtaggcagcggagcagtcaatgaccacgaactcaagtagcttggaagatactttccctggactgggtgagctcggtatatgttgtgaacacgggcttgaatttgttcgtagacttatttttcttctgactgtgctggctgttttcaccatttccctttcttttgccaccactgGTCTGGTTGTTCTGCGCAACCTTGGGGATCGATACCACGATCTCTGTCCCCGCCCCAGCGGGCTtttcgggaacctggctggtccccgcagctgaagcttcagcttcttccaagtttatccactcttgggctctgttaaggaattcattaaccgagctgactcctttcctttggatatctttccacaggtctcccccgaccaggattccggttctcatggccatgagcttggagctatcgtcagcgtctctggctcgagcagcgacattcgcgaatctgctcaagtaggctttcagcgtctcaccgggctatTGTcttacgttagctagggagtcggcttggactcgggcggcctgggaggcacggaacgcccttttgaaatcagctgaaaaggtcttccaggagctgattgactgccttttactctgcttgaaccactgcctggcaggtccagtcagtgttgaaggaaagatcaagcaacgcagctccgggccaatgttatgggccatcattaaggtgttgaacatccctaaatggtccgacgggtctacgtccccgttgaactttgacaagtgaggcatacggaagccagatgggtatgccgtcgctgctatgttgggggcgaagagttccatttcgtcacccgaatcatattcgtctttttctttttctgacaggagctttctcatcagttcctccatctgagttaggcgctcgagggtttggtcctgagatcctgggttattccggggctgttcaacagctccggacccattgtacatattaggtgggttgttgcccctcctatcttaagataggttatttgggacatttcctccgttatgtacttcggatcggactcccgcCGAGTGGGCCgggctaccatctctagctcgatcctctctgtgagagttgagacgatctcgaaggtcgcctccatgggtggtctggtgactttgcgctgaactcagttgctgacgcaggtctcctccggcggctgccggtccaatgactcctgctggacaggcttggagtgcgtctttggtggtgaggacctgagctttcttcaggcgccctgctacgccggggaGGTCCCATCGATGgtggatttctcctgctgctcccgtaagctgggatgtctcgaACGGGCtgtggagacggatatctgattggagaaggaggatgcctgactggggaggcgatcctagttccgtctggatggATCAAGCTTGGTGGGGgtctttcggccctgccagcttgctggtcccgctcTGGGCaagctggacgaggcgcaggacggtctcttgggacgggctgacgtcgctggtcttccccggatctccttcgggaattccCTCGAACTctcctgggcgttctcgaggaaggttgagaactaggagttgacgtcctgaccgaactgctgtattgctgttgtccggttccAGGCATTTCCCGGAAatttgcctcttgatggtgcgatgaaggggtggatttggctgcaggaagtctatccgaacggctatgccagGGCCGATTATCCTGGTGAGACTTAGAaacctcaccttgcctctctccaacgttaacgttggttgtgagagggggtagtcgggccagaatatcctggatttgtcgaccggctgctgctaactggctcctcagttgagcattctccatttccaccgcagtatataacacgggttcggattaggcggccggggcgctgagctaccagtatcgtcttgggccgccggctgctttcctggcctctgttggacttcaggaatcttttcatcagggatggcaatatggtgggcctcctgcccacctggctgctctgtttcgttgccatgcctggatcgggtggtcaccatagttggatgtttgtgaccgcactaattgaacttgctctcaatgaaagcaccaaactgttgacgcggttcttcgccgaCAGGTAATTAAGAtaaggagagaaagggattagtgctgaaagtagaaccgtcacagatatgaaatcttagaggatgaactatgtgactcaagacacgtttttaagtggttcaaaggttaaaatccttctactccactagtcaatattattgatctattctgGGTAATTGATTACAAAATATATATCTCTtttgagactattttttccaaccctcatcaactcccagggtccccatatttataggagaaggcacctggaagttggtaaggaggtcatcccgtgaccttcttagaTGTCATATCAATTCTATGACATtcgtgattaattcctaaacctgacacataagtatggtcaaatcgataggtaaggagataatgggcctcacggcccaacccagccgtgggtgtctgaatacgcacgttcctgctgcgtgtccgagaagtcagggagatatcagacacgtgatgtcagatataggcacgtttatcttgcgtgtgttgactttataaagggtcagagGTCCATgagcagctcgtaccacgagctactcccctgaaccgacctttgGCCTTCAGGCTCCTTGCCCGTCTTGGGTAACCTTGACGAGTCCTTAAGAATCCCTCGAGCTAATAAGGTACGACCTCGGGaacaggatctccgacctggggaaacctacggactaaccatgattagtccgaggctagacctgctaatcagcccatgggaaaaccagggcgtacaatatatatatatatagcaaaaaAATATAGTTGAAAATGATCAACGAGAAAGATACACATAATGATAGTGTTATATTATGCTTCAGTAAATGAGAATTATATACCTTGTTTGTGCCTATTTTGGTTAATTGTTTTGTCCTTGTTCTGCCCTTTGCTTTTCTGTTGTTTCTTTTAGAGATACTGACTGGAACAGTAAAATTTAGAATGCAAGGACTATGTATTATTAACTGTCATTAATCAAGAAGATAGACAGACATATATATAAAGATGCAAACAGCCGAAAGAAAGTGCTTTATTTGCAAATATAAGTTGGCCACTTCTCTGTTGCGGCTGCCAGTTTTTGGGGTGCAGTATAATTAGTTTATGCATCTTCAGTTTCTTTTTCCTTCTAAGTTGACTTCTCAggaaaaggaaatggatattcaAAGTATAGCCATGAAGAACCTTTTGCACTTGTTCTTTGATCAAAAAGCTTGGCCCAACCAGACCCCagcataaaaataatttatactctatctctctttctctctttctctttctgtgtgtgtgtgtgtgtgtgtgtgtgtgttagtGTGTTTATTTGTCTAAGCTCACTCAGTTCGTTCCTTGTGACTTCTTTTCTTGCCCTGGGCTTGGCTTTGTCTGCAATAGAAAAAGGTGTGTCAAAGACATGATGCAGCACTAAATGAGAACAATAATTCACTGTTTATATTTCTCCTATTGTGTTTGCTTCAAAAAGAGTGGAAAATTTTCAAGAAGAGTTCAATCTCTCGTAGGCTAGGATATATTTTAAGAACATTATTTTTCACCACTTATATATAGTTTCGAATTATTTCTCTATAGGCTCTGCTAGCTTCCAATTCAATACATACACTCTCTTCCTTGTCTTGTTCCTTTCTCAAAtcaataaaatggaaaaaattctcatcttgagctttagACACGCAGAACTCTCGCATAAGATAGAAGAGAACATTTTGTTTGGTAAAGAGATGGACAGGGAAAAGTATGAGAGGGTTTTAGAAGCATGTTCcttgaagaaggacctggaaatCCTTTCATTTGGTGATCAGACAATCATTGGGGAGAGAGGGATTAATTTGAGCAGTGGACAAAAGCAGAGAATACAAATTGCACGTGCCTTATATCAAGATGCTGATATCTATCTATTTGATGATCCTTTCAGTGTTGTGGATGCTCACACAGGTCTCATCTCTTCAGGGTAATCAATttatgtcaaaaaaaaaataattacgtTGAATAAATAAGCAAAAGAGAAAATACCTTCTATGCATTTAAGATAATTATTTTCTATTATTCTGAaccatctattttttttcttgatAACAGGAATGCATACTAGGCCTCTTGAGTTCAAAAACAATTATTTATGTCACTCATCAAATTGAATTCTTACCCACAGCTGATCTTATACTAGTAAGCGAGTTGTATgtgttgaccttgattttggtcaactgactaggagtcaaaatacgcttgacgtggatgaatgcgttgaaaagaacgtgatgatgaaaataataagaacacgatattttatagtggttcggccccaggatctggtaataacctacgtccacttagattgttattgatgtgagagtcaaatgagtgatcaaagaactaaggttcaatgagtttcactaacctctaaagaacaatacaatatctcagatagaattactctagtctcaaataattcgaaagccaaaagtcccttccttgagctatctttctctatttataggctcaagggggattacatgaatttgttacagatattctttcctaaataatcggatactcaggagatcgtgggagtcaatttcgggatttacaaagatttTTATTGAAACATCATGTTGCATgcagaaccatcgaccagactggtcgcaggtaagactaggctgcctactgcttataatgtgccttctggtcgatattctagcagagttcctccaaatgtcaaccacgtgtccaggaatcacttgccacgtcatctatgccagttttttggataacatttgccccccaagtttatttattacgagcaataaataaacttttgaggaaacgacccttcggtgaccccgccatacgtgtcagaacccttcgtgtgttcttggaaaaagtaacctactcttgtctaatcatgacttttcgcttccccagtaataattcaacggctatctcgcttccccatacttcgaaaaaggggaaactgatgattactcccttttaatgccacagacaaacttatatataacatctccgaagttccctttttattttttacacacgccattactctttcaagaaaccctaaaaccagagcttccatcttcctccggagaccgttcttctgcgtttacaagactcagcccgagagttccTCGATCTCCGAAAACTCTTACCAATCTCCATGACCTTCTTCCTGGTAAGTCTCCGACCCTTTATGCTTCATATTCTTGTAATGCATGTTTCTGTATGTTGACTATTGAGTTTATCtgcttctgggttgagatgcttgtcaatagaatgtcttgtgggtgaaaaaagttacgagttagtttgatagttgggatcatactttttaggacgtaaaatcgaagtaaaaatttgatttttaggccagCCGAAAAATAGGTTTtccccgccctaaggggagttgaaaaagcttctacgaaaaactttttgctttcaccctttgatccgtttttcaaactgttcatgTGAATTTTTTTTAGCTTTTGTTAGAATGCTACTGTATacaagcttaacttttatactcgaacagcgttattctaaaaagtcttaaaaattctctatcctcacctccccattcttctgtttgcagactttaatgccagatttgtggggaggtgaacggcccatcgacgacgatcttcttgcccagctgctcgaaggcgaagaacaaccgattGACAGAATTCACGAGATCCCTTTCtcacgatcttctcctagacctcgcccatctcctcctcaaatggctcgttctaaatccttaggcaagaaaagacctgactctgaagatagcccaaactctcttgcccagcctgattcacaggctagggttccttcgaccagtggtcgagaaaatcctgctcccgaccctaatatccaaatcagagcccgccctcgtcatcaaaatcttcctgatgtcgagtggtatctctccccgaccagccaagtcactcctcggatgctttccaactaccttaggaagtatcctctcacaggggtcaatctcaagattcctgctgcagaccaaagggctaaccttcccggaggtgtatatagtgcttggtctaggtatcatatagaggcgggggctaccctccctctacatcctttttatcagggggtggccgactattttggtgtcgcccccttccaaattactccgaatggatatagactgctggccgcactctatatcctgtacaaacttaaaaaatggccagaaccaaccccccatgaggtcaattatctcttcgacctcaagtccaaccctcaacagtatgggacgagcttcttccatctttgtcaccaggagacaaaccagacgttcctgagtgacaccacacacatatccaacgtgaggcagtacagcaaggagtacttccttactccaaacatgaccagcaacaacttggccttcgaccgaggaggtaagtgctgcttttactggtcgatacctttcatcagcgaattttccttcatttttcttaaagtacactttgtctttcaggcccatggttacgtccgaccccaacaccagacatggtgttgaggtccaccgcactggccaggatgacaaacgcagaaaaaagcgtcaagtccctggttactgatgaaaatttgaggctatctagcctcctggctcctcgccactgccgagggggttcccgagcagcaacctcctgcatCCCCTCTGCGAAGGAGGCCGATGGGGGTTACAAttagggaacccacgggcaatccttccgcagaaaggccttctgcaccccaaggcaaggggaaacaaaaggcaatagaatctgttgtggacttgggggaatcctccgatgaaaacggtatagttattttgcttttaaatagcttgccaattccctgtcacttgtttgacggggagggcaactttacgtatgctccaaatctagggccagacttcttcgtgccagatagtgagtgtttGACtgatagagtcaatagtatagtgaccagtagttgtagtTCGGGTATTAagctttgtgacctcttttctgttttatcaagagtttttatctgcctttatcttatcatttgcatgtgTTCATTTGtacgcagatatggccactcccaacgtcttcgatttaTACTAGACTGAGGAGGAAGTTGAAGTTCCTCTGGTCGGCGAAAGACGTCCAGGAGGCATAAcggcgaatcgagccaaggacctcctgctAAGAAAAGTCGAATAGAAGATCGTCCCAAGGATGCGctaactgggcaaacttctaccCAGCCTTCGGTTCCTGTCGAGAAGGAAACCCCGCCTGCTACGACAAACCCTCCACCTGCAGCCGCCAAAGAACAAACCCAGCGGGACAAAGCTCTTGGGACCAAACTCTCAAGCCGCGCCTTGCGAGcggccaaggaccgccttgcacacatcatGAAGTACGATCATTGTAAGGATGCGATGACTGAGGTAGAGaaaatgggggtcgaccaaattctgaatagggccctaaatgaaatgtccagcgtaagtgcttcttatctctttggccttagtcttttattctttgcaataGGCTCTGACTTTATCCTTTGTCCACAGGCCTTGCTGACCGCAACTGttgctcgtacccgtgcccaagctaccatcgaccaggctcgggcgaAGGCCATCAAGAGGTACCAGGCGAAAGCTGCTGAGGAGCTCCAGGCTGCAGAAGCAAGGCATGTGGgggagttggaggcggtcacccagcagagggatgctgcggtggcaaagctggcggaggtCGAAGCCTCGAAGGCAGCTTTGAGGAAGTAGAGGGAGGAgtaccaggaggccagccgagtccaatatcaCGAATGCAAGAGACTCAAAGAGGAGAATCTTGCCAAGGATAAGGCCACGGCTGATCTTGAGGGCCAAATAGAACAGCTGAAGCGtaccaatgccaaagatctggaaaggtacaagaatgcgacgctcCGGTGCTTTtacgacttctggaaacacaaccagggcgccaactttgactacctttcagaagatgttagaaATGCTGAGCTGGCCCGTTGCACTGCTCAATTGGctgaagaagaggaaagagcaaggatccctgcttccccaagcatccagccggcCGCTGGCGCAAaggaaggaggagttgttgaggatgAGGCCAACCagactgctgagcaagaccctcctgctcctactgctccttaaacttatttcctttttatttttcttcaattacacgacccacgggtcgtgatgtaaagactatatatcttttttgaatttgctgcatgggcagcaaactttcctcttattcgaacaattacatccaagcagtgatgcttgtggtgtaaaagattgcattataatgttataatattttcatttactataacatctgtccgtatgaccgaacttagcatagtactttggtttgatttaacaaaatatgaattttgaaaaatactctaagtaccttagcatgctttcacttattttgttcatgtgtttacatacctcatggtacgctttgctatcgatgtgccttatatgccccccaagtgatcgaggagctttaggtcctgggtcacttgccttgaccacgacctgttcgaacatttctgctcggtaggaaacgtaatacatgtaatacagcaaaacaacacacgtaatgaacaaatacttgtaaaaataaatttacaaaggttgtcaagaatgactggctgcgcacagtcccttataatctcgtattaaaaatggactaaacatgtctttacgaatgatcctaaaaaaagatcttacatatataagcgattagccatacaacgtggctaaccctttttgcgaaacttgtaaaaagtaaaatttaatacaagccagtcctttaaaaaggactgtttactgataatacttgcgcaggtgttctccattccaataacgtggaacaagatcaccgtttaggcgtgcaagtttgtaggtgcccagatgaaggacttcttcaatctggtaaggtccttcccaattgggtccgagtactccagcagtggggtcacgggtatttaagaaaactcgtcgtagcaccaagtcaccgacgttgaattttctttcttttacttttgagttaaagtaccgggcgaccttttgctggtacgcagcaactcggagttgggctttctcccatatctcgtcaattgagtctagggactccatcatcagttgacttttttggtcctggtcgtatgttatgcgtcgatgtgaggggggatctaactcgacaggtaacatagcctcatatccgtaggctaaggaaaatggggtatgacctgtcgctgttcggtgagacgttctatacgaccagaggacttcaggcagctgctctggccatgctcctttagcgtcttcaagcctcttttttaggatgtccttaagagttttattcacggcctcgacctgcccgtttgcctgGGGATGCAcaattgaagaaaagcttttaataactccgtgcctttcgcagaagtcggtgaataagtcactgtcaaattgggttccgttttctgaaactatctttcggggcaaaccataccggcaaacaatgttcttgatgacaaagtcaagaactttcttggtcgttatggtagcgagtggttcagcttcggcccatttggtgaagtaatcaactgccacgactgcatactttactccgcTCTTTCCCATTGGCAGGGATTCTGTACTGATACTAGTTTTATACATTTAAGGTACCTTTCCATTTACATGGTCCTCATGGTGTTTTGCGGCATCTGAAATACCTCATTGAGACAAAAGGATCAACAGTGGTCTGTGTTGCTGAGGGAGCAGGGCAGGTTAGTCATAGTATAACATCAATTTTTCACTAGTTGAAACATGATCAACTGATTGGAACtagtatattttttttccttctggATCTAAATATTA from the Humulus lupulus chromosome X, drHumLupu1.1, whole genome shotgun sequence genome contains:
- the LOC133805833 gene encoding probable non-intrinsic ABC protein 5, giving the protein MEKILILSFRHAELSHKIEENILFGKEMDREKYERVLEACSLKKDLEILSFGDQTIIGERGINLSSGQKQRIQIARALYQDADIYLFDDPFSVVDAHTGLISSGNAY